The Raphanus sativus cultivar WK10039 chromosome 2, ASM80110v3, whole genome shotgun sequence genome includes a region encoding these proteins:
- the LOC108818991 gene encoding uncharacterized protein LOC108818991 produces MAGLLKTPSLHLTPSLLHAPSVPFKPFCVSFAGGRNISSVSLSRRAASLRSVSGGYPLRLLNFVPFASGESETTETEVESKEPEAQETDGAVGVESEEDTSSEEEAGVTIALLNSYKEALAENNEEKIAEIEASLKSIEDEKFQLEDKVASLTNELTVERDRLIRISADFDNFRKRTERERLNLVSNAQGEVVENLLAVLDNFERAKSQIKVETEGEEKVTNSYQSIYKQFVEILGSLGVVTVETVGKQFDPMLHEAIMREDSAEYEEGIVLEEYRKGFLLGERLLRPSMVKVSAGPGPEKPSEAEGEEATSQGNAEEKEAEAASS; encoded by the exons ATGGCCGGTCTACTAAAAACGCCGTCTTTACACCTCACACCGTCTCTTCTTCATGCACCCTCCGTGCCCTTTAAGCCCTTTTGCGTCTCCTTCGCCGGAGGAAGAAACATCAGCAGCGTCTCACTCTCTCGCCGAGCTGCTTCTCTCCGCTCTGTCTCCGGTGGCTATCCTCTCCGTTTACTAAACTTCGTACCGTTCGCTTCTGGAGAATCCGAGACGACGGAGACTGAGGTCGAATCCAAAGAACCCGAAGCCCAG GAGACGGATGGTGCTGTTGGTGTTGAGAGTGAAGAAGACACTAGCTCTGAGGAAGAAGCGGGGGTTACCATAGCATTGCTGAATTCGTATAAAGAAGCTTTAGCAGAGAACAACGAGGAGAAGATTGCTGAGATAGAAGCATCACTGAAGTCCATTGAAGACGAAAAGTTTCAGCTCGAGGATAAAGTAGCATCTTTAACCAATGAGCTAACTGTGGAGAGGGATCGGCTGATAAGAATCAGTGCGGATTTCGACAATTTCAGGAAGAGGACGGAGAGGGAAAGGCTGAACCTTGTTTCCAATGCTCAGGGAGAGGTTGTGGAGAATCTTTTGGCTGTTTTGGATAATTTCGAGAGAGCTAAGTCTCAGATTAAAGTGGAGACTGAAGGAGAGGAGAAAGTTACTAATAGCTATCAGAGCATATACAAACAGTTTGTGGAGATTCTGGGGTCGCTCGGTGTGGTCACTGTGGAGACAGTTGGCAAGCAGTTTGATCCAATG CTTCATGAGGCAATAATGAGGGAGGATTCTGCAGAATATGAAGAAGGTATAGTACTTGAAGAATACAGGAAAGGTTTCTTGCTAGGGGAAAGGCTTCTACGTCCTTCAATGGTGAAAGTATCAGCTGGACCTGGACCAGAAAAGCCCAGTGAAGCTGAAGGAGAAGAAGCCACATCACAAGGAAACgcagaagaaaaagaagcagAAGCGGCTTCATCTTGA
- the LOC130506742 gene encoding protein DETOXIFICATION 25 has translation MSGAGREMAERLLRGSEIEQRRGSLYLKKKIWSEVKKMWRIALPSTLFRVMSFGCIVVAQAFIGHNSEMGLAAYALLQSTFIRFIYGVMAGMSSATETLCGQAYGAQQYHMMGIYLQRSWIVDTFTATLFVPFIVFAGPILRLLGQNTEITKTVDEIYLWVIPYLYSLVFTMTMQMYLQAQMKNAIIGVLSTIALVLDIVATWWFVRVIGMGIHGALLGLNISSWSVVIAEFVYVFGGWCPHTWTGFSTAAFLDLIPMLKLSISSGFMICLEYWYMSIIVLMSGYTKDANTAISAFSICQYTYTWELNICLGLLGAACVRVANELGKGDAEAVRFSIKVVLVVSAVIGVICSALCLAFGGQISYLFSDSHQVSNAVADLSIVLSMSILLNIIQPILSGVAIGAGMQSMVAFVNLATYYAIGVPLGFILINIFHFGVKGLWSGMMAGVGIQTLILSYIIYKTDWEMEVKKTKERMKTWTLKLPSAESSSTISMRDEERK, from the exons ATGAGTGGAGCTGGTAGAGAAATGGCAGAGAGACTGCTACGTGGGTCAGAGATAGAACAGAGGAGAGGGAGTCTCTACCTgaaaaagaagatttggagtgaagtaaaaaaaatgtgGAGAATAGCTTTACCATCTACTTTGTTCAGAGTGATGTCTTTTGGCTGCATAGTGGTGGCTCAAGCCTTCATTGGACACAACAGTGAAATGGGTCTCGCTGCTTATGCTCTCCTTCAAAGCACTTTCATTCGTTTCATCTATGGTGTTATG GCAGGTATGTCAAGCGCGACGGAGACGCTATGTGGACAAGCCTACGGAGCACAACAATATCACATGATGGGGATCTATCTACAACGTTCTTGGATAGTAGACACCTTTACAGCCACTCTCTTTGTCCCTTTCATAGTCTTTGCTGGTCCCATTCTTCGGTTACTGGGTCAAAACACTGAGATCACCAAGACCGTAGACGAGATCTACCTTTGGGTCATTCCTTATCTATACAGCCTCGTATTCACCATGACAATGCAAATGTACCTCCAAGCGCAGATGAAAAACGCTATCATAGGCGTTCTCTCGACCATAGCCTTGGTCTTGGACATTGTGGCCACTTGGTGGTTCGTGAGAGTGATAGGGATGGGAATCCATGGTGCGCTTCTAGGACTTAATATAAGCTCGTGGTCAGTGGTTATAGCCGAGTTTGTATACGTGTTTGGAGGGTGGTGCCCGCATACTTGGACCGGTTTTAGCACTGCTGCTTTTCTTGATCTTATTCCCATGCTCAAGTTATCCATTTCCTCTGGCTTCATGATTTG CTTAGAGTACTGGTATATGAGCATCATCGTCTTAATGTCTGGATATACAAAGGATGCAAATACTGCAATTTCTGCGTTTTCCATATG CCAATATACCTACACTTGGGAGCTGAACATATGCTTAGGCTTGTTGGGTGCAGCATG CGTAAGAGTAGCTAACGAATTAGGAAAAGGAGATGCAGAAGCGGTGAGATTCTCAATAAAAGTGGTTCTTGTGGTATCAGCGGTGATTGGTGTGATATGCTCTGCTCTTTGTCTAGCGTTTGGTGGTCAAATTTCGTATTTGTTCTCTGATAGCCACCAAGTTTCAAATGCAGTCGCTGATCTTTCCATCGTCCTTAGCATGTCCATACTCTTAAACATCATCCAGCCCATTCTATCTG GGGTAGCTATTGGAGCAGGGATGCAGAGTATGGTAGCATTTGTGAACCTAGCAACTTATTATGCAATTGGTGTTCCTTTAGGGTTCATCCTTATTAACATTTTCCATTTTGGTGTTAAG GGACTCTGGTCTGGAATGATGGCTGGAGTTGGTATCCAAACGTTGATATTGtcttatattatttacaaaactgACTGGGAAATGGAG GTAAAGAAGACGAAGGAGCGTATGAAAACATGGACTCTAAAGTTACCTTCTGCAGAATCAAGTTCTACTATCTCGatgagagatgaagagaggaAGTGA